The proteins below are encoded in one region of Microbacterium pygmaeum:
- a CDS encoding DUF5684 domain-containing protein, translating to MNSISALPILDAATASADTSAVLGITLGSFALAGVLYVWTALALSAVFGKSGVPAWKAWVPFLNTIELLQLGGLSGWLVLLVLFPPALWVVVVIACYRVNVSFGLGVGMTVLAALSLPIWATVLGFGSARWIGTPAHAAGPAPGPRRGADGPFGTSASPAADPLARRLGGPIDAPPPASPSVVSSFAPSPSPVDEVSAPAPAPLPVFTPAQPPSGPSGRADDDGFDLGAVGELTSGATDAVPGAPAPVSAIPTRTAEPALPPVSSVPLASFAGAPDGQAPAATPPVTRVPAAAHAAVADEPWAPRRSAAGADSDASPFSEASAEVSAIAGAPDAGSPQSARGSVSAQHTRPEIPDEPLDQTILTRRKRTAWSLVPPAGTAVPIGSHVVILGRKPSADAAFPGAQLIPVDDGTVSKTHARLELRDDRWYITDLGSTNGVLFATLMGTEIEATPGVEVEAGERFYLGDAEVRLRRSDG from the coding sequence ATGAATTCCATCAGCGCCCTTCCGATCCTGGACGCAGCGACCGCATCCGCCGACACCTCCGCGGTCCTCGGCATCACGCTCGGCTCCTTCGCCCTGGCAGGAGTCCTCTACGTGTGGACGGCGCTGGCGCTGTCAGCGGTCTTCGGCAAGTCGGGAGTGCCGGCGTGGAAGGCGTGGGTGCCGTTCCTCAACACGATCGAGCTGCTGCAGCTGGGCGGGCTCTCCGGGTGGCTGGTGCTGCTCGTCCTGTTCCCACCCGCGCTCTGGGTGGTGGTGGTGATCGCGTGCTACCGCGTGAACGTCTCATTCGGCCTCGGCGTAGGCATGACCGTGCTCGCCGCCCTGTCGCTGCCGATCTGGGCGACGGTGCTCGGATTCGGATCCGCCCGCTGGATCGGCACGCCCGCCCACGCGGCGGGCCCCGCACCCGGACCCCGACGCGGCGCAGACGGCCCGTTCGGAACGTCCGCCTCGCCGGCTGCGGATCCCCTGGCCCGGAGACTCGGCGGCCCGATCGATGCGCCGCCGCCCGCATCCCCCTCCGTCGTGTCCTCGTTCGCGCCCAGCCCGTCGCCGGTGGACGAGGTCAGCGCGCCCGCTCCTGCTCCGCTGCCCGTCTTCACACCAGCCCAGCCGCCATCCGGTCCGTCGGGCCGTGCGGACGACGACGGCTTCGACCTCGGCGCCGTGGGCGAGCTGACCAGCGGCGCGACCGACGCCGTACCGGGTGCACCCGCCCCGGTGTCGGCCATCCCGACCCGCACCGCCGAACCCGCGCTGCCGCCGGTTTCATCCGTGCCCCTCGCGTCCTTCGCCGGAGCGCCCGACGGCCAGGCTCCGGCGGCGACGCCGCCGGTCACCCGCGTGCCGGCGGCGGCTCACGCCGCCGTCGCAGACGAGCCGTGGGCGCCGCGTCGATCGGCTGCCGGCGCGGACTCGGACGCCTCGCCGTTCTCGGAGGCCTCGGCCGAGGTGTCCGCGATCGCCGGAGCGCCCGATGCCGGGTCCCCGCAGTCGGCGCGCGGATCCGTCTCGGCGCAGCACACCCGCCCCGAGATCCCCGACGAGCCGCTCGACCAGACGATCCTGACCCGCCGCAAGCGCACGGCGTGGTCGCTCGTACCCCCGGCCGGCACCGCGGTGCCCATCGGCTCGCATGTGGTGATCCTCGGCCGCAAACCCTCCGCCGATGCGGCGTTCCCGGGTGCGCAGCTGATCCCGGTCGATGACGGCACGGTCTCCAAGACCCACGCTCGCCTCGAACTCCGGGACGACCGGTGGTACATCACCGATCTGGGATCGACCAACGGCGTGCTGTTCGCGACGCTGATGGGAACCGAGATCGAGGCGACCCCCGGCGTCGAGGTGGAAGCGGGCGAGCGGTTCTACCTCGGAGATGCCGAGGTCCGGCTCCGACGGAGCGACGGATGA
- a CDS encoding transglutaminase-like domain-containing protein has protein sequence MSILRSDDRQMAASEPRFAPRIAVGSAYLGAVVIIAAVAAWPIYRSASLVVLVAVSAVVATGIAGFARWRGWGAGRVALALAAAVAVLGVPLAVPSRLGGIAQGDLLELPRGLGDVATGLVLAWKDLVTVDLPVGSYRNLLVPALLIFLVGTCIGLVLVWRQDRWAYAAVPVALVMISFGLFFGRSTVSEPLRWGPVTVFAPLETLLGVAGLVASLLWLSWRNRDERMDSLQRAAVSSGVRVTRRPSRADRRRVGQGAGMIAVAVVAAAVVVPFAARGAERDVLRSAIGPEIDISSAISPLADYRDNFAPSRADDVLFTVGSGPGESLPDRIRLAVLDDYDGDVYRSGGAGSVDAARFVRVPATLEAGEGEPIEVRVTIGALDGIWMPTAGRLESVQFDGTRAAALADGFYYRAGAAAGVQTAGGGLASGDSYLLRAVEPAPADLASISAPGEVAGAVEAPPSLVAWVTAHESGSGGAALQGLVDLLRDRGYLSHALAVGDEPLPWMTELADYGFQPSAAGHSLARIDAMFARLLERESDPRAEAADNFVAAVGDDEQFAVAVALIAQELGFPARVVVGGVLNSTDAGTPTCRDGQCRPSDLSAWTEVRAADGRWVPIDVTPQFEQSPSLEVAEQRDPLNVTEVRPDPVEEVVPPDPVQDDTARDEETDAQGWDLAWLWPVLRIGGLALLVLVIALGPFVVIAAAKVVRRRARRQQPDPTARIAAGWDEYVDAAVDAGADPSRTLTRSELVERSDAPAGRMLAREADRAIFSDAPVSAEDADLYWEAVDEERTRLREERGFWRGLAATVSLRSFVRHLAHPVAGPRSAERGKRRVIQPAR, from the coding sequence GTGAGCATCCTCCGCTCCGACGACCGGCAGATGGCGGCGAGCGAGCCGCGGTTCGCTCCGCGCATCGCCGTCGGCTCGGCGTACTTGGGTGCCGTCGTGATCATCGCGGCCGTCGCGGCGTGGCCGATCTACCGCTCGGCGTCGCTGGTCGTCCTCGTCGCGGTCTCCGCTGTCGTCGCCACCGGGATCGCCGGGTTCGCGCGGTGGCGCGGGTGGGGTGCCGGCCGCGTCGCCCTCGCGCTGGCCGCCGCCGTCGCGGTCCTCGGCGTCCCGCTGGCGGTCCCCTCGCGACTGGGCGGGATCGCGCAGGGCGACCTGCTCGAGCTGCCGCGCGGTCTCGGCGACGTCGCCACCGGACTCGTGCTGGCATGGAAGGACCTGGTGACCGTCGATCTCCCCGTCGGGTCCTATCGCAACCTGCTCGTGCCGGCCCTCCTGATCTTCCTGGTCGGCACGTGCATCGGGCTGGTGCTGGTCTGGCGGCAGGACCGGTGGGCCTATGCCGCGGTGCCCGTCGCCCTGGTGATGATCTCGTTCGGGCTGTTCTTCGGTCGGAGCACGGTGAGTGAGCCGCTGCGGTGGGGGCCGGTTACGGTCTTCGCGCCGCTGGAGACGCTCCTGGGCGTCGCGGGACTGGTCGCGAGTCTGCTGTGGCTGTCCTGGCGAAACCGCGACGAGCGTATGGACTCGCTCCAGCGCGCCGCCGTTTCCAGCGGTGTCCGCGTCACACGCCGCCCGTCGCGCGCGGACCGCCGCCGTGTCGGGCAGGGTGCGGGGATGATCGCCGTGGCCGTGGTCGCGGCGGCGGTCGTGGTGCCGTTCGCGGCACGGGGCGCGGAACGAGATGTGCTGCGCTCTGCGATCGGTCCCGAGATCGACATCTCGTCGGCGATCAGCCCGCTGGCGGACTATCGCGACAACTTCGCGCCGAGCCGCGCCGACGACGTGCTGTTCACCGTCGGTTCGGGCCCCGGCGAGTCGCTCCCCGACCGCATTCGGCTCGCTGTGCTCGACGACTACGACGGCGATGTCTACCGCAGCGGCGGCGCGGGCTCCGTCGATGCGGCCCGCTTCGTGCGGGTGCCCGCCACGCTGGAGGCCGGTGAGGGGGAGCCCATCGAGGTGCGGGTCACGATCGGCGCCCTGGACGGGATCTGGATGCCGACCGCCGGCCGCCTGGAATCCGTGCAGTTCGACGGCACGAGGGCAGCCGCTCTCGCCGACGGCTTCTACTATCGCGCGGGCGCCGCCGCCGGGGTGCAGACCGCGGGCGGCGGCCTGGCGTCCGGCGACTCCTACCTGCTGCGCGCAGTCGAGCCCGCTCCCGCCGACCTCGCGTCGATCTCCGCTCCTGGCGAGGTGGCCGGCGCCGTGGAAGCGCCGCCGAGTCTGGTCGCGTGGGTGACGGCGCACGAGAGCGGATCGGGTGGGGCGGCCCTGCAGGGGCTCGTCGATCTGCTGCGCGACCGCGGCTACCTCAGCCACGCGCTCGCGGTCGGCGACGAGCCGCTGCCATGGATGACCGAGCTGGCGGACTACGGGTTCCAGCCGAGCGCGGCGGGCCATTCCCTTGCGCGTATCGACGCCATGTTCGCGCGGCTCCTCGAGCGCGAATCCGACCCGCGCGCGGAAGCAGCGGACAACTTCGTCGCGGCGGTCGGCGACGACGAGCAGTTCGCGGTGGCGGTGGCGCTGATCGCACAGGAACTGGGCTTTCCCGCACGGGTGGTCGTCGGAGGAGTGCTGAACTCGACGGATGCCGGGACGCCGACGTGCCGGGACGGCCAGTGCCGGCCGTCCGATCTTTCCGCGTGGACCGAGGTGCGCGCCGCCGACGGGCGCTGGGTGCCCATCGATGTGACCCCGCAGTTCGAGCAGTCGCCGAGTCTCGAAGTCGCCGAGCAGCGCGATCCGCTCAATGTGACCGAGGTGCGGCCCGACCCCGTCGAAGAGGTCGTGCCCCCCGATCCCGTGCAGGATGACACGGCGCGCGATGAGGAAACCGACGCGCAGGGCTGGGATCTCGCGTGGCTCTGGCCGGTGCTGCGGATCGGCGGACTCGCCCTGCTGGTGCTGGTGATCGCGCTGGGTCCCTTCGTCGTCATCGCCGCCGCGAAGGTCGTCCGTCGCCGCGCGCGCCGTCAGCAGCCTGATCCGACGGCGCGGATCGCCGCGGGCTGGGACGAGTACGTCGATGCGGCCGTGGATGCCGGAGCCGACCCGAGTCGCACCCTGACCCGGTCCGAGCTCGTGGAGCGCTCCGACGCCCCCGCCGGCCGCATGCTGGCGCGCGAGGCCGATCGCGCGATCTTCTCCGATGCGCCGGTCTCCGCCGAGGACGCGGACCTCTACTGGGAGGCGGTCGATGAAGAACGCACGCGTCTCCGGGAGGAGCGCGGTTTCTGGCGGGGTCTCGCCGCAACCGTATCGTTGAGATCATTCGTACGACACCTGGCCCACCCCGTGGCCGGGCCGCGCTCCGCCGAGAGGGGGAAGCGCCGGGTCATCCAGCCCGCGCGCTGA
- a CDS encoding DUF58 domain-containing protein: protein MSPDPRITRTPTSTSSRPGSASFSATTLTGSTLTRTEVTSRVGDRRIVRAAVWGTRAWRATERAAREAVSWAAATLRPAGALVLLTATAGLGLGIAFGWVEWMVAGVIALLLLAMSVPFLFSARSYEVDLALAHERIVAGEGVTGQIVVRNDGTRTALPGRIDIPVGAGLVEFGVPMLRPGHAVTQPLEIPALRRGIVAVGPATTVRSDPVGLLRREHAFDDVHELFVHPRTVVLPSTSAGVIRDLEGAPTRRLVDADMSFHAIREYAPGDSRRQVHWKSTAKTGQLMVRQYEESRRSRMAVVLGDAAAEYADADEFELAVSSAASLGLRAVHDARDLDIVTGSEIPRVVRGRLRAIRRLPAPSRRALLDGFSGVELLESTMPVEAICALTAETADQLSIAFVVAGSRVTLSRLQRAALSFSADTTVVGVICDERAHPRMQAVAGLTVLTVGTLDDLSGLLVRGATS from the coding sequence ATGAGTCCCGACCCTCGCATCACCCGCACGCCGACGTCGACCTCGAGCCGGCCCGGGTCGGCGAGCTTCAGCGCGACGACCCTGACCGGCAGCACGCTGACGCGCACCGAGGTGACCTCGCGGGTGGGCGATCGGCGCATCGTCCGCGCGGCCGTGTGGGGAACCCGCGCTTGGCGCGCCACCGAGCGCGCCGCACGGGAAGCCGTCTCCTGGGCGGCCGCGACGCTGCGGCCGGCAGGCGCGCTGGTGCTGCTGACCGCGACGGCGGGTCTGGGCCTCGGGATCGCGTTCGGGTGGGTCGAGTGGATGGTCGCGGGCGTGATCGCCCTGCTGCTGCTGGCGATGAGCGTGCCGTTCCTGTTCAGCGCACGCTCCTACGAGGTGGACCTGGCGCTCGCGCACGAACGCATCGTCGCCGGCGAGGGCGTGACCGGACAGATCGTGGTCCGAAACGACGGCACGCGCACCGCGCTGCCGGGTCGGATCGACATCCCGGTCGGCGCGGGGCTCGTCGAATTCGGGGTGCCGATGCTTCGCCCAGGGCACGCAGTGACGCAGCCGCTGGAGATCCCCGCGCTGCGCCGCGGCATCGTCGCCGTCGGCCCCGCGACCACGGTCCGCAGCGACCCGGTCGGCCTCCTGCGCCGCGAACACGCGTTCGATGACGTCCACGAGCTCTTCGTGCACCCGCGGACCGTCGTCCTGCCCTCCACGAGCGCCGGGGTGATCCGCGATCTCGAGGGCGCCCCGACGCGGCGCCTCGTCGACGCCGACATGTCCTTCCACGCGATCCGCGAGTACGCGCCGGGCGATTCGCGTCGGCAGGTCCACTGGAAGTCCACCGCCAAGACCGGTCAGCTGATGGTGCGCCAGTACGAGGAGTCCCGACGCTCGCGCATGGCGGTGGTGCTCGGCGATGCGGCGGCGGAGTACGCGGATGCCGATGAGTTCGAGCTCGCCGTCTCATCCGCCGCCTCCCTCGGCCTGCGCGCGGTCCACGACGCGCGCGATCTGGACATCGTGACCGGCTCCGAGATTCCGCGCGTCGTGCGTGGGCGCCTGCGCGCTATCCGGCGCCTCCCCGCCCCGTCCCGCCGCGCACTGCTGGACGGGTTCAGCGGCGTCGAGCTGCTGGAGAGCACGATGCCGGTGGAGGCGATCTGCGCGCTGACCGCCGAGACAGCCGACCAGCTGTCGATCGCGTTCGTGGTGGCGGGCTCGCGGGTGACGCTGAGCCGCCTGCAGCGGGCGGCGCTCTCGTTCTCGGCCGACACGACCGTCGTCGGCGTGATCTGCGACGAGCGAGCGCACCCCCGCATGCAGGCGGTGGCGGGGCTGACGGTGCTCACCGTCGGTACGCTCGATGACCTGTCGGGTCTCCTGGTGCGAGGGGCGACGTCGTGA
- a CDS encoding AAA family ATPase produces the protein MTITQEQATWFEQTFGQLADNVERAVLGKRRVIELVLTALLSEGHVLLEDVPGTGKTSLARAIGQSVQGTNTRIQFTPDLLPGDITGITVYDQKTGTFEFHSGPIFANIVLADEINRASPKTQSALLEVMEEGHVTIDGVTRRVGVPFLVLATQNPIEQAGTYRLPEAQLDRFLMRASLGYPDHAATVRILDGAAVSTDVLTPVITPQALVGMADLAASVYVDALVLDYIARLVDGTRSADEVRLGVSIRGALALTRATRTRAASQGRTYATPDDVKALAVPVFSHRLILHPEAEFDGVTQEAVIGQVLLDVAPPTSREVV, from the coding sequence ATGACCATCACGCAAGAGCAGGCCACGTGGTTCGAGCAGACGTTCGGCCAGCTGGCCGACAACGTCGAGCGCGCGGTCCTGGGCAAGCGCCGGGTCATCGAGCTGGTCCTGACGGCTCTGCTCAGCGAGGGTCATGTCCTGCTCGAAGACGTTCCGGGGACCGGCAAGACCTCACTGGCGCGCGCGATCGGGCAGTCCGTGCAGGGGACCAATACGCGCATCCAATTCACCCCCGACCTGCTCCCCGGCGACATCACCGGCATCACCGTGTACGACCAGAAGACGGGCACTTTCGAATTCCACTCCGGTCCGATCTTCGCCAACATCGTGCTGGCTGACGAGATCAACCGCGCCAGCCCCAAGACGCAGTCCGCGCTCCTGGAGGTCATGGAGGAGGGGCACGTGACGATCGACGGGGTCACGCGCAGGGTCGGGGTTCCCTTCCTGGTCCTGGCGACGCAGAACCCCATCGAGCAGGCCGGCACCTACCGACTGCCGGAGGCGCAGCTGGACCGGTTCCTGATGCGCGCGTCGCTCGGCTACCCCGACCACGCCGCCACCGTCCGGATCCTGGACGGCGCGGCCGTCTCGACAGATGTCCTCACACCGGTGATCACCCCGCAGGCGCTGGTGGGCATGGCCGATCTGGCAGCGTCCGTCTACGTCGACGCCCTGGTGCTGGACTACATCGCGCGCCTCGTGGACGGGACCCGCTCAGCCGACGAGGTGCGCCTCGGCGTCAGCATCCGCGGCGCTCTCGCCCTCACGCGCGCGACCCGGACGCGCGCGGCCTCGCAGGGGCGCACCTACGCCACACCCGACGACGTGAAGGCGCTCGCGGTCCCGGTGTTCTCGCACCGGCTGATCCTGCACCCGGAGGCTGAGTTCGACGGCGTCACCCAGGAAGCCGTCATCGGCCAGGTGCTGCTGGATGTCGCCCCGCCCACCAGCCGCGAGGTCGTATGA